The Dreissena polymorpha isolate Duluth1 chromosome 4, UMN_Dpol_1.0, whole genome shotgun sequence region ATCGAAGATCATGTTTCTAAATCGTCGTGATTTCTCAATTTTTCGCTattatattgtgtaattaataaacgCCGGGGCCTACGGAACTGCGAAAGGTGTAGACACGAGAGGAATTATATGCTGTTTATAAAACGTTAATAATTGGGGTAATTTCATTAAACCACGAACCAAttggccaccgaaaagcactaaAGATTTCACTCAAATTCCGTTTGACCTTCGCGGCTTTAATATATGGTCTCCCTCATCTATCTATTTGAAGTCAATTGTGATGTTATGATATTgactttatttacatttaaatattttcaattactTTGGCTTAGTCTGAGGATAGGAGCCCCATACAATGTTAATCTTTTAAATGCACAATACTTTTTTGGTATTTTCCCTTCGTTTGTCTTCTTGCTAACTCTGCTAGGTTACTGTTATGTAAGACTCTGTTTGGCTATTGGTCACATTTCATTAATAAAAGACTATATGCTCTGATGAGGTTTCTGTCATGCTGATACAGGCTACAGCTGAAGTCTCTTCTTGATTTTATTTCAGAGCTACATATTGCCCTTCTGGTACACCGTATTGACGTTGCGGAGCATGCGCTGTACCGCACCAGGAAGGCGAACCTGGAGGTGTTACTCGGTATGTCTCACTATAGAACATACTTTGACTATCAACAAAATATCTGCTCTTGGCATCATCTATTAAGTACGTGAATTGCACTTGGCTTGCACCTGGGCAATGATATATGCGTATGTCCTAatacttttaatttaatttagttaGATGAAAGTGGAATAAGTgttgtttgaataaataaaacttgAAAATGGTGTATGTTTCAGTCATAACATCACAGTTTAACACTATCCTGATCTGTTTATACTTGAATATATAGTTAAAATTACATATCATTATGCAAACTTATtcatatgatatgtgtttgttttggtattaaaAAGGGATGAAGAGACAATTACCAAGGACTTTTGTCACAGATACGTTTCTATATGAAACACTTTAAATAAGCATAACATAAATTCGATGGTGTTAAATATATGAAACATGTAACCCCAGCAACATAAGCaagatattattattatgactatGAACTACGCGTAAGACTTCATTTAACTCACAACAGAAAAGGAGATACGTCGTGTGGAAGCTCACCTAAAGTTCCTGCTGGCTCTGGATACCGGCGGCTGGATGGCGGACATCCCGAGCATCGACCGCCAGACCCTGGTCGAGTTGGGTCAGCTGTACAAGCCTCGGGTGGAGGTGAAACTCGTCCTAAACGCCATGTACATGCTGCTGGGACTCGATGAGTCCTTCCTGAAGGTCGGGAGAATTTCAAGTGTTTTATAGTGTTATTGTTAACCGCATCCAATCGGAATATAATTTATTTGGATTTTTACTAAATGCCATTGATAACTTAGTTTGAAGTTAAACCTAGACGTTTGGAGTTTAATAAAAAAGCTTCAGTTTGCTTTTCCCTCAATATATAGGAATAATGAAGCTCCAGAAACATAATGAtgagagaaattcttgttaacaCCCGCTAGTCTTTTATTAATGGTAGGCGAGCAGTAGCCTTTACAAGACATTAACACATTTACGCCCCAAAAAAAGAAGTTTGGTTGAGTTTATGACGTGAACGTTTCTCGtaaagttgtttttgtttaggaGCGGTCAACCAGATTGTTATATATcacgaaaaaaaagaaaagttttaaaataccgtcattaaatgcttttaattatattgataaatttaaaattggatctaaaaatcttcagtaaaaaaaatcaagaataaaatgtaaacatgactattgccaagcaatatatgtccctaccggcttcaccattgtcagaattatatatatatatatatatatatatatatatatatatatatatatatatatatatatatatatatatatatatatatatatatatatatatatatatatatatatatattgttgccatagaaaccagcatttttgacgtacgaacaaaataaaatgacgtgcataatgtccatattgccatctatccatgtttcaagtttcatgaaaaaatatgaagaactttttaagttatcacaggatccagaaaagtgtgacagacagacatacagactcacagagagacagacacacagagcgaaaaccataagtccactccggtgaaaccggtaggggacaaaaaagaaaaacatgtaaccctcaacagggctcgaaccactgacccctggattcctggagtaaaaagtctcccatttagaccactcggccatccatgctcatacaatgacagatgtattttatactttatataagcaatcctcgtagtttagcaaaatataacgacaacaacagaactctccaaattacctgtTAGACATaatcagtaaaattgtattaccgaatatactgaaaatatgaaaacttattaacattgttcaagtaatgtaatataccagtcgtgatatttaaatcaatataaactaataattgtaaaaaaaaatacggtattttagaacttttcttttttcttgatatatagcaatctggttgaccaTCCCTTTAATTAAGATATAATCTGTGCAcatgttttaatgtatatatgaagtgtgTACAATACATATATATGCTTCGGAAGATACACATCTGACAAACCATATTGGACAAGCCTATAGGCGATTTCAATGTGAGTATGCCAGCTGTGTACGAGTAGATATAGACCGCTGTATTGTACATCGAGGTATTTTGCCTTTATCAAGTCTAATATACATTCCAACGACAGATCGTCGGAAGAGCAGAAGAGCGCTTCCGTAATTTCACTTAAGTGATGTTAGTTGTAAAcgatatttacaatatttaaacaatatttaaactcgGAACGTTACATATTTCGTATTTCATATTTCGTACACACGCGCGTTTAATATTGGCCGACTGgatgatatatatttattacagatatatatttgttaaagatcaaaacattattaccgtatattaataaataatttaatatgggaATGCTTTTGTGTATATATTGACTTTAAGCTAAATTGGTTGTGGAAGTTCAAGTTACTGAGTACCCGGAAACAATAACGAATGGGTTTCGTGtatttattgtaaatgtattacCTATGACCCGCGACAAGCAAacattggtcttatgccataagAGGCAAGCGTAGCTCCAGTTTAGCCCGTGGATTCGCACATGAAAGTAagaagctaccctgtccgctaattAAACTACGAAGCATTACATGCCATTATAACTGACAATgtttctcctgaccagactgcgcttaatgcgaaggctggtctggagctacgctgaccATGGCATAAGATCTATTTTTGCTTAACGTGGCTCATATTATGCAGAACTGGCGAAATGTCCAGAGTCTACTTAGAGACCAAGAAGCGACGCTCTCGGAGATGGCCCGTCTCGAGAAATACCTGGAGATCGAAAAGACCAGCGGCAACGTCATCGTGGACAAGGCGGTGGTTGCCCGTGTTGATGCCATCCTTGTAGGCTACACAGAGGACATGGTCCGAAAGGTCAACAACACGCTGGCAGCCTATTTCAGATGGGTAAGACGTGACGATTTGATAGTTGATTATACGTGCGttgcttaattaaacaaaaacaagtaaaacTGACCGATGCTCTCGGATGATACGCCTTAACGAGGTATGGGTTAACTGTGTAAAAACAAACtattgttcaaacgaaaataacTCACTATTACTCACGGGAGCGGAACGACTTGAATAAATGTGAATGTCAACCCTGTACCAATACTGTATATAAATATTCATCAATTTCAGATCATGAGTTTCTGTGATCTAATGAAGTAATGAAAAATTCTTTCGAAAATTGCATATACAGTATCAATTTAACACAACGCAAACAACATAATGATTGTATCTGGTGTCCCGGCCTTAGAACAATCACATTAAGGCAATGTGATTTATATCGTTCAAAATTTCAAGTGCATTATTACTATTTGTAGGTCAGCAACATTCTCACTACGATGCGTGATCTTCAGAGCTTACAAGCATTGCCTAAGCTCCAAAGCTCTGTTAGCAGACATCGGTCATCGCGAGCAGATCGCCTTCTCACAACGGCAACGCGTCTGTCCGCCCTTCCCTCAAGGGGAAACACCGCCCAGTTTTCTGTTCACAACACTAACGAGCATGGAAAGACGTTAAGACATACTGCACAGaaagtcaataaaatatttagccGACAACCGTCCGAAAATTTTGATCGTCTTCAATCAGCATTGGCTCCAAAATCAGTGTTACCAACACGGGAACTTTCAAGACATGTTGCTTCACATTCTGGTAGGGTATTGTTTAGGACCCATGCCCAGTCGATACAAGGAAGTAACGGTGAAGTGAGCAGATCGCAAACACGCGTATCTGTTAAAGAGGACCCTCATTCAAGACTAAACCTGGATTCCAAACGAAGTCAGCGTCCGAGTCGCGCATCAAGACTTTTACCCTCTGCCACTGGGATTATTAAAGGTGCCATTGAGGTCCTGCTTGACAATTCTGACTGATCACTTCGGGCACTGACCATTTTGTACACTGACCACTTCGGACACTGACTACTTCGGACACTGACAACGTTCGTAACGAAAAATATTTGTTAGGTTAACGTGAATATGACTTAAATTGGCTACTATGTATACGCGGTATTACATGATATTTCGGACAATTTATTTTCTGTCAAATCAAGAAAACGTGAATTTTATcggtttgaaataattatttgttgATCGTTCAAATTATTTCCGATAAAGCGGTCTTTATTTAAAAGCTGATTAGAACACATAAAACcgcatataaaaaataa contains the following coding sequences:
- the LOC127879294 gene encoding uncharacterized protein LOC127879294 — encoded protein: MQEAMKASVTWELPETDPDLVGAKSRLEFLECKNELHIALLVHRIDVAEHALYRTRKANLEVLLEKEIRRVEAHLKFLLALDTGGWMADIPSIDRQTLVELGQLYKPRVEVKLVLNAMYMLLGLDESFLKNWRNVQSLLRDQEATLSEMARLEKYLEIEKTSGNVIVDKAVVARVDAILVGYTEDMVRKVNNTLAAYFRWVSNILTTMRDLQSLQALPKLQSSVSRHRSSRADRLLTTATRLSALPSRGNTAQFSVHNTNEHGKTLRHTAQKVNKIFSRQPSENFDRLQSALAPKSVLPTRELSRHVASHSGRVLFRTHAQSIQGSNGEVSRSQTRVSVKEDPHSRLNLDSKRSQRPSRASRLLPSATGIIKGAIEVLLDNSD